From Triticum aestivum cultivar Chinese Spring chromosome 4A, IWGSC CS RefSeq v2.1, whole genome shotgun sequence, a single genomic window includes:
- the LOC123084646 gene encoding G-type lectin S-receptor-like serine/threonine-protein kinase SD1-13 has product MIIIHALLLLVLIPLAAAQPWTNCGRGQGNYSAGSTYETNLLDLLLGTLCHNASSSPTLFAKGSLGAAPDTAWALILCRGDVSAKMCYECVTWAGHYAATACNRSRDVALCCDQCYVRLADHNFFDPNGNAGVVSSLSALGITNGDVVGYDWALTGLFSSTVKYAVDNSSRMFAMGYSAETEPGIYSAAQCAADLSRPQCRNCLQGLMGMWRTTFLRNTRGARLAESSPGMLRKLVPEPPASWSLAVGHTSGSSSSTNLVKISTISCFRRRRKGWLPSTSYSDSKDSRSTCCSAKWSAWAASNSAMALSMSKPAGSRSSSAAFSGRSFSVSFSAVSGSFSWRTRRAVTKIMIIVLTSSVATLLFSCIYVLIWHRKGRRLWFLLCKKTSGNNENNYEAMIASYGSLAPKRYTYSEVMKITSSRSNELGKGGYGVVFKGTLLDGRLVAVKFLHECKGNGGEFVNEVMSIGRTSHVNVVSLFGFCLEGSKRALIYEYMSNNSLDKFIYSEDPKEILGWDKLYVIAIGIARGLEYLHHSCNTRIVHFDIKPQNILLDKDFSPKIADFGLAKLCHTKESKVSMTGARGTIGFIALEVHSRTFGVI; this is encoded by the exons atgattattattcatgctctCCTGCTCCTCGTGCTAATTCCGCTCGCCGCAGCACAGCCGTGGACCAACTGCGGCAGAGGCCAAGGCAACTACTCGGCAGGCAGCACATACGAGACCAATCTCCTAGACCTCCTCCTCGGCACCCTCTGCCATAACGCCTCCTCGTCGCCGACCCTATTCGCCAAAGGATCCCTCGGTGCCGCGCCGGACACTGCCTGGGCCCTGATTCTCTGCCGAGGCGACGTCAGCGCCAAGATGTGCTACGAATGCGTCACCTGGGCTGGTCACTACGCGGCCACAGCCTGCAACCGCAGCAGGGACGTGGCCCTCTGCTGCGACCAGTGCTACGTCCGCCTAGCCGACCACAACTTCTTCGACCCCAACGGCAACGCCGGCGTGGTATCGTCCTTGAGCGCTCTAGGTATCACCAACGGGGACGTCGTCGGCTACGACTGGGCCCTCACTGGCCTGTTCAGCTCCACGGTGAAGTATGCGGTGGACAACTCCTCCAGGATGTTCGCCATGGGGTATTCGGCAGAGACCGAGCCGGGGATCTACTCGGCGGCGCAGTGCGCGGCGGACCTGTCGCGGCCGCAGTGCCGAAACTGCCTACAAGGCCTCATGGGCATGTGGCGGACCACGTTCCTGCGGAACACGCGGGGCGCGAGGCTGGCTG AATCCTCGCCGGGCATGCTGAGGAAGCTGGTGCCGGAGCCGCCGGCCTCGTGGTCATTGGCGGTCGGGCACACCTCCGGCTCGTCGTCCTCCACAAACTTGGTGAAGATCTCGACGATCTCCTGCTTCCGCCGGCGGAGGAAGGGGTGGTTGCCCTCCACCTCGTACTCCGACTCAAAGGACTCAAGGAGCACCTGCTGCTCTGCCAAGTGGTCCGCCTGGGCCGCATCGAACTCCGCCATGGCATTGTCCATGTCGAAGCCCGCAGGCTCTAGATCGTCCTCTGCCGCCTTCTCCGGCCGCTCCTTCTCCGTGTCCttctccgccgtctctggctccttCTCCTGGC GTACCAGGAGGGCCGTCACAAAGATTATGATAATAG TTTTGACATCATCAGTTGCGACCTTGCTATTCTCGTGTATTTATGTGCTGATATGGCATAGAAAAGGAAGAAGACTATGGTTTCTCCTTTGCAAGAAGACTAGCGGAAACAATGAAAATAATTACGAGGCCATGATTGCATCGTATGGATCCCTAGCTCCAAAACGATACACGTACTCAGAGGTAATGAAGATAACATCCTCTCGCAGCAATGAGCTTGGAAAAGGTGGTTATGGTGTGGTTTTCAAAGGAACCCTACTTGATGGCCGTCTAGTAGCAGTGAAATTCTTGCATGAATGCAAAGGAAACGGGGGCGAGTTTGTGAATGAGGTTATGAGCATTGGCAGGACTTCTCATGTAAATGTTGTTAGCTTGTTTGGGTTCTGTTTGGAGGGATCAAAACGAGCTCTTATATATGAGTACATGTCCAACAATTCCTTGGATAAGTTCATTTACTCAGAGGACCCCAAGGAAATTTTAGGATGGGATAAGCTCTATGTAATAGCAATCGGGATTGCTCGTGGCCTCGAATACTTGCACCATAGTTGTAATACACGCATCGTACATTTCGACATCAAGCCACAAAATATCCTTCTAGACAAGGATTTTAGCCCCAAAATTGCTGATTTTGGTCTAGCTAAATTGTGTCATACAAAAGAAAGCAAGGTTTCAATGACCGGTGCTAGAGGAACAATTGGATTCATCGCTCTAGAAGTTCACTCTCGAACCTTC ggggtaata